One Fulvia fulva chromosome 8, complete sequence DNA window includes the following coding sequences:
- a CDS encoding putative phospholipase, with protein sequence MSSSAVHQHNQYLREVITEAPPPINARFFYRSDLPIDDPLSPLPPPATTSDSAWVKQPPKPFSQYDNTALDKAWHELRRKILRWNEERGEKDKSDSKESSRVRQRSGSSTSRSGRRGSGSKDPVGRSKLSKLAASGLNQVESPAAEDETPAEVPDTAAELPAEHSTTGKPFTRLPSRHASSANTPIRPRPKQHDTYKWDDSTHLRDHSSAPDKRKEVEPSPKDKVAVGLSRLHQVELPDLQMTPIYWAPVHDTAQVVRGTWFYQDTMLPVETPVANMLEAGYVDLQVWTETWKDELNSAVEVGAVGEMKIVHKLWPDKVTHSSTPPGSIRRPSREDDLLRAATAKLFVGEPETDEQQRARAVEAACDIIDIASGADGSDNKAYGESTYGRAGSARQYNTCGVIYANDREAKILKPTLLPSAYYGRRPLANYIRKGHSIGIPVVRGFDQSTWDKLHPPKTGAKTQKAKQGAASAGPDAKKRSQVDPDLAKSEKPEVTDLVFVIHGIGQKLSQRMESFHFTHAINAFRREVMVERGNKEVKTHFRKDMGGIMVLPVNWRHSLSFEEGGYRTENDSRADDPSVNEFTLNDITPDTLPSVRGIVSDVMLDIPYYMSHHQPKMIAAVIREANRVYKLWCQNNPGFSEHGRVHIIAHSLGSVMSIDILSNQPTIVPEHLADPTQVDIEDVDHFLFNTHNLFLAGSPAGFFILLRKSQLRPRIDHPSAQALSDPTTNVASICGERGQYGCISVDNIYNIINGYDPVAYRMNAAVDVGYAAALRKATIPSNTPGFWFSAGTSNTSRWFGGYSSSANNAAIAPTLPRLPSNVELETHNFTREEIAEKRMLLLNDNGQIDFMVKYGGGAFEIQYLTMLGAHSAYWGLKDFIRMVVVEVGRSGGRDGTLPGLRAVKRRLERK encoded by the coding sequence ATGTCTAGCTCGGCCGTCCACCAGCACAACCAATACCTGCGAGAGGTCATCACAGAGGCCCCTCCACCCATAAATGCCAGATTCTTCTATAGGTCCGATCTGCCCATCGATGATCCGCTCTCACCCTTGCCACCACCAGCAACCACGAGCGACAGTGCATGGGTCAAACAACCACCCAAGCCATTCTCCCAATATGACAATACCGCCCTCGACAAGGCATGGCACGAGCTCAGGAGGAAGATCTTGAGATGGAACGAGGAAAGAGGCGAGAAGGATAAGAGCGACTCGAAGGAAAGTAGTCGAGTCCGACAGAGGTCCGGTTCTTCGACCTCAAGAAGTGGACGAAGAGGATCCGGTTCGAAAGATCCAGTTGGACGATCGAAACTAAGCAAGCTAGCTGCCTCTGGCCTGAACCAAGTGGAAAGCCCAGCAGCCGAGGACGAGACGCCTGCAGAGGTCCCAGATACTGCTGCAGAGTTGCCAGCCGAACACAGCACCACGGGCAAACCTTTCACGAGGCTGCCTTCACGACATGCTTCCTCTGCGAACACCCCCATCCGGCCACGTCCAAAGCAACATGACACTTACAAATGGGACGATTCGACACATCTCCGAGACCATAGCTCCGCGCCAGATAAGAGGAAAGAGGTCGAGCCGAGTCCCAAAGACAAGGTTGCTGTGGGTTTGTCGCGACTACACCAGGTGGAATTGCCGGATCTGCAGATGACCCCGATCTACTGGGCACCAGTCCACGATACAGCACAAGTAGTACGCGGGACATGGTTCTACCAGGACACAATGCTGCCGGTGGAAACGCCGGTGGCTAACATGCTGGAAGCTGGATATGTTGATCTGCAAGTCTGGACCGAAACATGGAAGGACGAGCTTAACAGCGCTGTCGAAGTCGGCGCTGTCGGCGAGATGAAGATTGTGCATAAGCTATGGCCGGACAAAGTCACTCATTCCTCCACTCCGCCTGGTAGTATCAGGCGTCCATCAAGAGAAGACGACCTGCTGCGAGCTGCAACCGCGAAGCTATTCGTTGGAGAACCGGAGACTGATGAGCAACAGAGGGCAAGAGCTGTCGAGGCCGCATGCGACATTATTGATATCGCCAGTGGTGCTGACGGATCCGACAATAAAGCTTATGGAGAGTCGACGTACGGTAGGGCAGGCAGCGCGCGTCAGTACAATACGTGTGGCGTCATATATGCGAACGATCGAGAAGCAAAGATCTTGAAGCCAACACTACTACCTTCTGCTTATTATGGTAGGCGACCACTAGCCAACTACATTCGCAAGGGTCACTCAATCGGCATACCTGTGGTTCGCGGCTTCGACCAATCCACCTGGGACAAATTACATCCTCCCAAGACTGGCGCCAAGACGCAAAAGGCAAAGCAAGGCGCTGCTTCTGCTGGGCCGGATGCGAAGAAGAGGAGTCAAGTCGACCCCGATCTTGCGAAGAGTGAAAAGCCGGAAGTCACAGATCTGGTTTTCGTGATCCACGGTATAGGTCAGAAGCTGAGTCAACGTATGGAGAGCTTCCACTTCACACATGCTATCAATGCCTTTCGGCGAGAAGTTATGGTTGAGCGCGGTAACAAAGAGGTCAAGACACACTTCCGCAAGGACATGGGTGGCATCATGGTGTTGCCTGTCAACTGGCGACATTCCCTGTCATTCGAAGAGGGTGGCTACAGAACAGAGAACGACTCACGCGCGGATGACCCCTCGGTCAATGAGTTCACCCTCAACGACATCACACCTGACACCCTACCTTCCGTCAGAGGCATTGTCAGTGATGTTATGCTCGACATTCCATACTACATGTCTCATCATCAGCCCAAGATGATCGCAGCCGTGATTAGAGAAGCGAATCGAGTCTACAAGCTCTGGTGCCAGAACAACCCTGGATTCTCGGAACATGGCAGAGTCCACATCATTGCGCACTCTCTCGGCAGCGTCATGTCCATTGATATCTTGTCCAACCAGCCGACGATCGTCCCAGAGCACCTTGCAGATCCAACCCAAGTCGACATCGAAGACGTGGATCACTTTCTCTTCAACACCCACAATCTATTCCTGGCAGGCTCGCCAGCGGGCTTCTTCATCCTGCTCCGCAAGTCTCAACTACGACCTCGCATAGACCATCCATCGGCCCAAGCGCTTTCCGACCCTACCACCAACGTAGCCTCTATCTGCGGCGAACGTGGTCAATATGGCTGCATCTCCGTCGACAACATCTACAACATCATCAACGGCTACGATCCGGTCGCCTACCGCATGAATGCCGCCGTAGACGTCGGCTACGCAGCTGCCCTCCGCAAAGCGACCATCCCGTCAAACACACCAGGATTCTGGTTTTCGGCTGGCACGTCGAATACTTCTCGGTGGTTCGGCGGGTACTCTAGCTCCGCTAACAACGCTGCTATCGCTCCGACCTTGCCGAGGCTTCCGAGCAATGTTGAACTCGAAACGCATAATTTCACGCGCGAGGAGATTGCGGAGAAGAGGATGTTGCTGCTTAATGATAATGGGCAGATTGACTTCATGGTGAAGTATGGCGGTGGTGCTTTTGAGATTCAGTATTTGACTATGTTGGGTGCGCATAGTGCTTATTGGGGTCTTAAGGACTTTATCAGGATGGTGGTTGTTGAGGTTGGCAGAAGCGGTGGACGGGATGGGACGCTGCCTGGGCTGAGAGCTGTGAAGAGGAGGCTAGAGAGGAAGTGA
- a CDS encoding Cell wall protein phiA, whose protein sequence is MHTSMLGLAALASTLVAASPMDPIDVVWKAPKVGDKFGIAATGEGIFNKGLTATMGGIFVGGKQSPSCDRGARQDFANFWLKEDTSISLYKTDNPPQDLWVDASDMGGGLVGYTTGVFEQLPKSAARTGFAVDPDTRVLTFNGVGGKACPTGEDQKWTLSFTDSERPRNQHGCVTVELKAFVRDTAVSCWYSDSS, encoded by the coding sequence ATGCACACCTCCATGCTCGGTCTCGCTGCCCTTGCTTCCACGCTCGTGGCAGCATCCCCAATGGATCCAATAGATGTCGTGTGGAAAGCACCCAAGGTCGGCGACAAATTCGGCATCGCAGCCACAGGCGAAGGCATCTTCAACAAGGGCCTCACTGCAACGATGGGGGGCATCTTCGTTGGAGGCAAGCAAAGTCCATCTTGCGACAGAGGCGCGAGGCAAGACTTTGCGAATTTCTGGCTCAAGGAGGACACCAGCATCAGTCTGTACAAGACCGACAACCCTCCACAAGACCTCTGGGTTGACGCGTCGGACATGGGCGGAGGTCTTGTTGGATACACTACTGGAGTCTTTGAGCAGCTACCAAAGAGCGCGGCAAGAACTGGATTCGCGGTCGATCCTGACACGAGAGTTCTCACCTTCAACGGTGTTGGCGGCAAGGCGTGCCCGACTGGTGAGGACCAGAAGTGGACTCTTTCGTTCACCGACAGCGAGAGGCCTCGCAACCAGCATGGCTGCGTCACCGTGGAGCTCAAGGCATTTGTGCGAGATACTGCAGTGTCGTGCTGGTACTCGGACTCGTCATAG
- a CDS encoding Laccase-2 has protein sequence MRSCFALCAIASLASFCHAIVPYKVPRAPYPYGASHWNKRQIVTGGPGNGTNPGNGTNGTNSTCAGNTASDRSSWCNFDINTDWYLDGPDTGRTVEYWFELVNTTLSPDGVPKIALTVNGTMPGPTIEANWGDTVVVHVHNGLENNGTGIHFHGIRQNWTNPEDGVPSVTQCPTAPGDTVTYTWKATQYGSSWYHSHFAVQAWDGLFGGILIHGPASANYDEDLGNMFLQDWDHNTASSMYSYAETRGPPPMANGLINGTNVGADGGGERWQTSVETGKSYRLRLVNPSIDTFFDFSIDNHTLQVIAADFVPIVPYETNLIGLGPGQRYDVIFTANQEAVGSDFWLRAVPDQFCSAVNGQEDDIRGIIHYGSSTATPSTVPWTTDDASLACQDPPLASLTPVVPKNAGAQQNQDTKNVTIGLAPGTNVFKWYLNNVTFFSEWEDPTVLQVVNGDHSYDTQQGIIELPNADEWMYLVIQQANTAPHPIHLHGHDFYVLASGSGSYDSSVALQTTNPPRRDVAMLPSAGYLVIAFDTDNPGAWLVHCHIGWHTSEGFALQFVERVDEIPGLFDEDKLRSSCASWNAYDERVNLEQHDSGV, from the exons ATGCGTTCCTGCTTCGCCTTGTGCGCTATTGCATCGTTGGCAAGCTTTTGTCATGCTATCGTGCCTTACAAAGTCCCTCGAGCACCGTACCCATACGGCGCCTCTCACTGGAACAAGCGACAAATCGTTACTGG CGGTCCAGGCAATGGCACCAATCCAGGCAATGGCACCAATGGCACAAACTCTACATGCGCTGGCAACACTGCTAGCGACCGCTCAAGCTGGTGTAACTTTGACATCAACACTGACTGGTATCTGGATGGTCCGGACACTGGCCGAACCGTCGAATACTGGTTCGAGCTTGTCAACACAACCCTGTCGCCAGACGGTGTCCCCAAAATTGCTCTCACTGTGAACGGCACCATGCCAGGTCCAACCATCGAGGCCAACTGGGGCGATACAGTAGTCGTCCATGTGCACAATGGTCTGGAGAACAACGGCACTGGCATTCACTTCCACGGAATCAGGCAGAACTGGACGAATCCTGAAGATGGTGTTCCTTCCGTCACACAATGCCCCACTGCTCCAGGCGACACTGTCACGTACACGTGGAAGGCGACACAGTACGGCAGTTCTTGGTATCATTCCCACTTCGCCGTGCAGGCTTGGGATGGTCTCTTCGGTGGTATCTTGATTCATGGTCCAGCCTCTGCAAACTACGACGAAGATCTGGGCAACATGTTCTTACAAGACTGGGATCACAACACGGCCAGCTCTATGTACTCCTACGCCGAGACTCGCGGACCTCCTCCCATGGCGAACGGTTTGATCAATGGCACCAATGTCGGGGCCGACGGTGGTGGCGAGCGCTGGCAAACTTCTGTCGAGACGGGCAAGTCGTACCGTCTGCGACTCGTGAACCCATCGATCGACACTTTCTTCGACTTTTCTATCGACAACCACACTCTACAGGTCATTGCGGCGGACTTCGTGCCCATCGTACCATACGAGACCAACCTCATTGGCCTCGGACCCGGCCAGCGATACGATGTCATCTTCACTGCCAACCAGGAAGCCGTCGGCAGCGACTTCTGGCTCCGAGCAGTGCCAGATCAGTTCTGCAGTGCCGTCAACGGCCAGGAAGACGACATCAGAGGCATCATCCACTACGGAAGCAGCACAGCCACCCCAAGCACGGTCCCCTGGACCACAGATGATGCTTCGCTCGCTTGCCAGGATCCACCATTGGCAAGCCTTACCCCAGTCGTGCCCAAGAATGCTGGCGCGCAGCAGAATCAGGATACTAAGAACGTCACGATCGGTCTCGCGCCTGGTACCAACGTCTTTAAGTGGTACCTCAACAACGTTACTTTCTTCTCGGAGTGGGAGGACCCGACTGTGCTTCAAGTGGTCAACGGCGACCACTCGTACGATACACAGCAAGGTATCATCGAGCTTCCGAATGCAGACGAGTGGAT GTACCTCGTCATCCAGCAAGCCAACACCGCCCCACACCCGATCCATCTACACGGGCATGACTTTTACGTCCTGGCCTCAGGCTCCGGCTCATACGATTCGAGCGTCGCACTCCAGACAACTAACCCACCTCGAAGAGACGTGGCTATGCTGCCATCGGCAGGTTACTTGGTCATAGCTTTCGATACTGATAACCCTGGTGCATGGCTTG TGCATTGCCACATCGGCTGGCATACATCCGAAGGCTTCGCGCTGCAATTTGTCGAGCGGGTTGACGAGATTCCTGGACTCTTCGACGAAGATAAATTGAGGAGCAGTTGTGCGAGCTGGAATGCTTATGATGAGCGGGTTAACCTTGAGCAGCATGATTCGGGAGTGTAA
- a CDS encoding Averantin hydroxylase — protein MIESLQHSATSAVWLTAGLTFVACLDGNVLTYERFIGYTILKVLYNISPLHPLAKYPGPLLWRATRLFASYHHATGDLYQCIAAIHEKYGDTVRLAPDELSFSSPSAFPHIYNSRPQLRKSEWHFGPANEVKLPDGNALPESMITAPDAEHTRLRKLAGPAFLNAGIAEVEPVLQKYTDLLCSQLAVASKERSQNVVEWLLRTLNDVIGQLALDQEFQCLELRRMHPWPKFLLSVLKQTAFLNQFRRFGFSFKILTMMAPQKVLDERDEFMNIAYRAVNQRLRREKGEVSDIGYGSDQKSRPDLVGLMLRDMKGTDRLSEPELISNSILIVGGGAETTSTCLSATLYHLCKTPHAMQKLKDEIRGTFSTTEDITIKAISDLPYLKAVIDESLRIFPVASYITPRVTPREGHIIDGHAVPGGTHVSMGQFYMGRSDKLFDHPKEFRPERWLEGGEVQGVSGKRVDEILKPFSMGPRNCIGKQLALTEARLVTAKLIWGFDLELDGEHGRWVEDARFYILWLLQPLRVNLTPVRR, from the exons ATGATCGAAAGCCTACAGCACAGCGCGACCTCTGCTGTCTGGCTTACCGCGGGCCTAACGTTCGTG GCGTGTCTTGATGGCAATGTGCTGACATACGAACGCTTCATCGGCTACACCATCTTGAAGGTCTTATACAACATCTCTCCCCTCCATCCACTTGCCAAGTACCCCGGCCCACTCCTCTGGCGAGCCACAAGACTATTCGCCTCCTACCACCATGCCACCGGCGACCTGTACCAATGCATCGCCGCCATTCACGAAAAGTACGGCGACACAGTGCGCTTAGCTCCAGACGAGCTCTCCTTCTCCTCACCATCCGCCTTTCCACACATCTACAACTCGCGGCCACAGCTTCGGAAGTCTGAGTGGCATTTCGGACCTGCGAACGAAGTAAAGCTACCCGATGGCAATGCCTTGCCGGAAAGTATGATCACCGCTCCAGACGCTGAGCACACCCGACTTCGAAAGCTCGCAGGTCCTGCTTTCCTCAATGCTGGCATTGCCGAAGTCGAACCTGTCCTTCAGAAGTACACCGATCTACTGTGCAGTCAGCTCGCTGTCGCGAGTAAGGAGAGATCTCAGAATGTGGTAGAATGGCTTCTGCGGACGTTGAACGATGTTATTGGCCAACTTGCCCTCGACCAAGAATTTCAATGTCTCGAGTTGAGGCGTATGCATCCCTGGCCCAAGTTCCTCCTCAGTGTCCTGAAGCAGACGGCATTCCTCAACCAGTTCCGTCGCTTTGGCTTCTCCTTCAAGATCTTGACAATGATGGCGCCGCAGAAAGTCCTAGACGAGCGGGATGAGTTCATGAACATTGCGTACCGAGCCGTCAACCAGCGGCTCAGACGAGAGAAGGGCGAGGTGTCAGACATAGGCTACGGCTCCGACCAAAAGTCTCGACCAGATCTCGTGGGCTTGATGCTGCGAGACATGAAGGGTACTGATAGACTGTCAGAGCCTGAACTCATCTCCAACTCCATCCTGATCGTTGGTGGCGGTGCTGAGACGACGAGTACATGTCTGAGCGCCACACTGTATCACCTATGCAAGACACCACACGCCATGCAGAAGCTAAAGGACGAGATCCGAGGAACCTTCTCAACAACCGAAGACATCACAATCAAAGCCATCTCCGACCTCCCCTACCTGAAAGCCGTCATCGACGAAAGCCTCCGCATCTTCCCAGTAGCCAGCTACATCACCCCGCGAGTAACCCCACGCGAAGGTCACATCATCGACGGCCACGCCGTTCCTGGCGGCACACACGTCTCAATGGGGCAATTCTACATGGGCAGGTCAGACAAACTGTTCGATCACCCAAAGGAGTTCCGACCTGAGAGATGGCTCGAAGGAGGCGAAGTTCAAGGGGTGTCTGGGAAGCGAGTTGATGAGATTCTGAAGCCTTTTAGTATGGGTCCGAGGAATTGTATTGGGAAGCAGTTGGCGTTGACAGAGGCGAGGTTGGTTACGGCGAAGTTGATTTGGGGGTTTGATTTGGAGCTTGATGGGGAGCATGGGAGGTGGGTTGAGGATGCGAGGTTTTAT ATTCTGTGGCTTCTTCAGCCGTTGCGGGTGAACCTCACGCCCGTGAGGCGGTAG